A genomic window from Brassica oleracea var. oleracea cultivar TO1000 chromosome C8, BOL, whole genome shotgun sequence includes:
- the LOC106310242 gene encoding uncharacterized protein LOC106310242 isoform X2, with the protein MGSGYSRGFKDSIGCLSERYDHRDMDSKRNLGKKVNWGFAKVYSGRDWQDSGFTKLFERDAESRGSCTIYSRMTQSQLLGNGGDMKNGEGNRKRLNISDNSDLIKSYSKTLIGRYMNPMEQDVKALLVTGVVLLEFCYHFRLYNGNIGVGVCSGTWLGIWIDWLGQCIMRLAPKLVPSNQLQEAELEMNKALGFGYLGKQVVERVWFKVAVERSVTKVLFMVCSTKEMAVGLGRSERLWYKFLASWSGLPIVGFTLVTGVLRFPDMGQMF; encoded by the exons ATGGGATCCGGATATTCCCGGGGATTCAAGGACTCGATCGGGTGTTTATCGGAAAGATACGATCATAGGGATATGGATTCCAAAAGGAATCTTGGAAAAAAGGTTAATTGGGGATTTGCAAAGGTTTATTCGGGTCGGGACTGGCAAGATTCGGGATTCACCAAGCTCTTCGAAAGGGATGCGGAATCCAGAGGATCTTGTACAATATACTCAAG GATGACTCAAAGTCAGCTTCTTGGGAATGGCGGTGATATGAAGAATGGCGAAGGAAACCGAAAACGACTGAATATTTCCGATAACTCTGACCTGATTAAGAGTTATTCCAAGACCTTGATAGGGAGGTACATGAACCCGATGGAGCAAGACGTCAAAGCGCTTTTGGTTACTGGTGTAGTTTTACTTGAGTTTTGCTATCACTTCAGGTTATATAATGGGAACATTGGTGTAGGAGTTTGCTCGGGTACCTGGTTAGGGATTTGGATCGATTGGCTTGGTCAGTGTATTATGAGGCTTGCTCCTAAACTGGTCCCTTCAAACCAGTTACAGGAAGCAGAACTGGAGATGAACAAGGCGTTAGGTTTCGGTTATTTGGGAAAGCAAGTGGTTGAGAGGGTGTGGTTCAAGGTAGCTGTAGAGAGGAGTGTTACGAAAGTTCTGTTCATGGTTTGTTCTACAAAAGAGATGGCAGTTGGCTTGGGAAGGTCAGAGAGGCTATGGTACAAGTTTCTTGCAAGTTGGAGTGGGCTACCTATAGTAGGATTTACTTTGGTCACAGGAGTTCTAAGGTTTCCAGATATGGGTCAAATGTTTTAA
- the LOC106310242 gene encoding uncharacterized protein LOC106310242 isoform X1, which produces MLFRGWDPDIPGDSRTRSGVYRKDTIIGIWIPKGILEKRLIGDLQRFIRVGTGKIRDSPSSSKGMRNPEDLVQYTQGTFFVIINARPPSIVLEIWVNQIRLIHYDEGIIGLLYLIFGGFLESLAGFVESGILIFRITDGGYCIHGLDSLRGVVGFGNQYKRGRESIECSIIPSNLFLQKFNNLIICFLLVLVRMTQSQLLGNGGDMKNGEGNRKRLNISDNSDLIKSYSKTLIGRLYNGNIGVGVCSGTWLGIWIDWLGQCIMRLAPKLVPSNQLQEAELEMNKALGFGYLGKQVVERVWFKVAVERSVTKVLFMVCSTKEMAVGLGRSERLWYKFLASWSGLPIVGFTLVTGVLRFPDMGQMF; this is translated from the exons ATGCTGTTTCGAGGATGGGATCCGGATATTCCCGGGGATTCAAGGACTCGATCGGGTGTTTATCGGAAAGATACGATCATAGGGATATGGATTCCAAAAGGAATCTTGGAAAAAAGGTTAATTGGGGATTTGCAAAGGTTTATTCGGGTCGGGACTGGCAAGATTCGGGATTCACCAAGCTCTTCGAAAGGGATGCGGAATCCAGAGGATCTTGTACAATATACTCAAGGTACATTTTTCGTTATCATCAACGCGAGACCTCCCTCGATTGTTTTAGAGATTTGGGTTAATCAGATCCGATTGATTCATTATGATGAGGGGATTATTGGGTTACTGTATTTGATTTTTGGTGGTTTTTTGGAAAGTTTGGCTGGTTTTGTTGAATCTGGGATTTTGATTTTTCGAATCACTGATGGAGGATATTGCATTCATGGTTTGGATTCTTTACGTGGGGTTGTGGGTTTCGGGAACCAATATAAAAGAGGTCGTGAGAGTATTGAGTGTAGCATCATACCTTCCAATTTATTCTTGCAAAAGTTTAACAATCTTATAATCTGTTTTCTTCTGGTTTTGGTGAGGATGACTCAAAGTCAGCTTCTTGGGAATGGCGGTGATATGAAGAATGGCGAAGGAAACCGAAAACGACTGAATATTTCCGATAACTCTGACCTGATTAAGAGTTATTCCAAGACCTTGATAGGGAG GTTATATAATGGGAACATTGGTGTAGGAGTTTGCTCGGGTACCTGGTTAGGGATTTGGATCGATTGGCTTGGTCAGTGTATTATGAGGCTTGCTCCTAAACTGGTCCCTTCAAACCAGTTACAGGAAGCAGAACTGGAGATGAACAAGGCGTTAGGTTTCGGTTATTTGGGAAAGCAAGTGGTTGAGAGGGTGTGGTTCAAGGTAGCTGTAGAGAGGAGTGTTACGAAAGTTCTGTTCATGGTTTGTTCTACAAAAGAGATGGCAGTTGGCTTGGGAAGGTCAGAGAGGCTATGGTACAAGTTTCTTGCAAGTTGGAGTGGGCTACCTATAGTAGGATTTACTTTGGTCACAGGAGTTCTAAGGTTTCCAGATATGGGTCAAATGTTTTAA
- the LOC106310242 gene encoding uncharacterized protein LOC106310242 isoform X3: MLFRGWDPDIPGDSRTRSGVYRKDTIIGIWIPKGILEKRLIGDLQRFIRVGTGKIRDSPSSSKGMRNPEDLVQYTQGTFFVIINARPPSIVLEIWVNQIRLIHYDEGIIGLLYLIFGGFLESLAGFVESGILIFRITDGGYCIHGLDSLRGVVGFGNQYKRGRESIECSIIPSNLFLQKFNNLIICFLLVLVRMTQSQLLGNGGDMKNGEGNRKRLNISDNSDLIKSYSKTLIGRSLLGYLVRDLDRLAWSVYYEACS; the protein is encoded by the exons ATGCTGTTTCGAGGATGGGATCCGGATATTCCCGGGGATTCAAGGACTCGATCGGGTGTTTATCGGAAAGATACGATCATAGGGATATGGATTCCAAAAGGAATCTTGGAAAAAAGGTTAATTGGGGATTTGCAAAGGTTTATTCGGGTCGGGACTGGCAAGATTCGGGATTCACCAAGCTCTTCGAAAGGGATGCGGAATCCAGAGGATCTTGTACAATATACTCAAGGTACATTTTTCGTTATCATCAACGCGAGACCTCCCTCGATTGTTTTAGAGATTTGGGTTAATCAGATCCGATTGATTCATTATGATGAGGGGATTATTGGGTTACTGTATTTGATTTTTGGTGGTTTTTTGGAAAGTTTGGCTGGTTTTGTTGAATCTGGGATTTTGATTTTTCGAATCACTGATGGAGGATATTGCATTCATGGTTTGGATTCTTTACGTGGGGTTGTGGGTTTCGGGAACCAATATAAAAGAGGTCGTGAGAGTATTGAGTGTAGCATCATACCTTCCAATTTATTCTTGCAAAAGTTTAACAATCTTATAATCTGTTTTCTTCTGGTTTTGGTGAGGATGACTCAAAGTCAGCTTCTTGGGAATGGCGGTGATATGAAGAATGGCGAAGGAAACCGAAAACGACTGAATATTTCCGATAACTCTGACCTGATTAAGAGTTATTCCAAGACCTTGATAGGGAG GAGTTTGCTCGGGTACCTGGTTAGGGATTTGGATCGATTGGCTTGGTCAGTGTATTATGAGGCTTGCTCCTAA
- the LOC106312296 gene encoding myosin heavy chain kinase C: MAIQDNHSRNDPYRRLTFASFLKSDSLDAGDEAYHTDGDHNHSDNKDAISTNSDSQRPSNASTSDSSSSPIYPLSPWNQTYYPPNDNTTAFSSTNQSSWNQSCSPYHKSPWIYQTRNSDFEDDPDNGLVGTIVRQEGHVYSLAAAGDLLFTGSDSKNIRVWKDLKDFSGFKSTSGFVKAIVITGDNRVFTGHQDGKIRVWRGSKRNPERYSRVGSLPTLKEFLTKSVNPKNYVETRRKKNKLKIRHFDAVSCLTVNEDLGLLYSGSWDKTLKVWRLSDSKCLESIEAHDDAVNTVVAGFDDLVFTGSADGTLKVWKRELQGRETKHVLVHVLMKQESAVTALAVNLIDAVIYCGSSDGSVNFWERKKYLTHGGTIHGHRMAVLCLTSAGSLLLSGGADKNICVWRRNGDGSHTCLSVLMDHDGPVKCLTAVEEAEDEVNDGDKADQRWIVYSGSLDKSVKVWRVTDYAS; encoded by the coding sequence ATGGCTATTCAAGATAACCACAGTCGCAACGATCCTTACCGGAGGCTCACTTTCGCCTCTTTCTTGAAATCTGATTCCCTCGACGCCGGCGACGAAGCTTACCACACCGACGGCGATCACAACCACAGCGACAACAAAGACGCTATTAGCACCAACAGCGATTCTCAGCGTCCAAGCAACGCCTCAACTAGCGATTCATCATCATCACCAATCTACCCACTATCTCCATGGAACCAAACTTACTATCCACCCAACGACAATACGACGGCGTTTTCCTCTACCAATCAGTCATCCTGGAACCAATCCTGTTCTCCGTACCACAAATCGCCTTGGATTTACCAAACCAGAAACAGCGATTTCGAGGATGATCCAGATAACGGTTTAGTCGGTACGATCGTGAGGCAAGAGGGACACGTGTACTCCCTTGCTGCTGCAGGGGATCTTCTCTTCACAGGATCCGATTCCAAGAACATTCGGGTCTGGAAGGATCTGAAAGATTTCTCCGGGTTTAAATCCACAAGCGGGTTTGTTAAAGCGATTGTGATAACCGGAGATAACCGGGTTTTCACCGGTCACCAAGACGGTAAAATCCGGGTTTGGAGAGGCTCGAAGAGAAACCCAGAGAGATACTCAAGGGTCGGAAGCTTACCGACTCTGAAAGAGTTTCTCACCAAATCGGTAAACCCTAAAAACTACGTCGAAACTCGTCGCAAGAAAAACAAACTGAAGATCCGACATTTCGACGCTGTGTCGTGTCTTACCGTAAACGAAGATCTCGGTTTGCTATACTCCGGTTCGTGGGACAAGACTCTAAAAGTCTGGAGATTATCAGATTCGAAATGTCTAGAATCGATCGAGGCTCACGACGACGCGGTCAACACGGTGGTCGCCGGGTTTGACGATTTGGTATTCACCGGATCAGCCGACGGAACGTTGAAAGTATGGAAACGTGAGCTCCAAGGGAGAGAGACCAAGCATGTTCTGGTACACGTGTTGATGAAACAAGAGAGCGCCGTGACGGCGTTAGCCGTTAATTTAATCGACGCTGTGATTTACTGTGGATCATCTGACGGTTCCGTTAATTTCTGGGAACGGAAGAAATATTTGACTCACGGTGGGACGATTCACGGCCACCGAATGGCGGTGCTATGTCTCACCTCCGCCGGGAGTCTGTTGCTGAGCGGGGGAGCTGATAAAAATATCTGCGTTTGGAGGAGGAACGGTGACGGATCTCACACGTGTCTCTCTGTTTTGATGGATCACGACGGACCTGTTAAGTGTTTAACGGCGGTGGAAGAAGCAGAGGACGAGGTTAACGACGGTGATAAAGCAGATCAACGGTGGATAGTGTACAGTGGAAGTTTAGACAAATCGGTGAAAGTGTGGCGCGTGACGGACTACGCGTCTTAA